TCtgcgatagagacaaaagcaacccCCAAAAAACAACTACAAGTGTCCCTTTGCTAGGCAAGCAGGGGCTCCTTTGCCTGGAAATGGCAATTCTCCTTGTGTAAAGGTTATTATCGACCACCTGCCTTTTCTATATGTGTTCTAAAGGTTCTGCTTTCCTTGTTGCAGACACACTATGTGCTGCTCCTCTGTTCCTTCAAGGAGCAGCTCCAGCAGCATGTGCGCGTCCACGCCATGGAGGCGGTGATGGCCTGCTGGGAGCTCGAGCAGACTTTGCAGAGTCTTACAGGTAGCATAGCATACAGCATCTTAAGTTCATCAGTTCAACAGCAGGATATGTGCTTCTTAAGTTTTCTACCAAGAGGGTTTTACAATGTGTACACTACATGCTTATTAATTGATAGTCATGGTAAGTATCATACTACAATGAGGGGCACTGCTTTATAGGATCTTCACCACAggggatttttttttaaataaggGTTTTATTTGCTTCTGCTCTCTGCACCCAGCGAGTGACAGATCACAATTATAGTTAATTATTTCAAAATTCAATCAGAAAAACCTTAATCACTTGACCCTTTTTTCCTCTATTGTTGCattctgggacggagggagtagaaaatacagGTCATAATTCCCCGCCTTGTAGGTCCTATGAGATATTAGGTCCACCTTTGTAGTAATACCGGTTCCTTCTTTTATATTATCAGTTACAAGAATTGCAGACTTAAGCTGTTGAAGCTGGCTTTAAAGCTATACCTTTTGAGATTTCAGTTCGGTGTATGTGACAGTTGTGCATGAACCTTGTGCTGTACTGACCATGCAACTGAACTGGTAGTACCTTGTGATCATAATCTTAACAAGTTGTCCTGATAAAGTTGCTCTTACTAAGTCTAGTGCAATTAACTTCCACACAAAACAGTCAGTCACGGACTATATAATAGGGAAGCATCACACAAGGGGTACCCTTTCAGATGCTTCATGTTGCTTGTTGAAAAGACAGGCAATCCATGTAGGAAAAGAAGTCCCTTGCCTAGTGCCAAAAAAAAACTGCATATCGAAGAACGCTTCATGGTTACAAAATGAACTGACATAGCTACAAAACTTTCTAGTGGAATTGTACTTCACTTTAAATTAATTCATAGGAGATTGCCTGCATATAGTACTGTTTTCATTTACTTTTGCTAAGGCTGTAAGGCACATTTGCCACCATTCTGCCTATGGGCATCACGAGGCACACACCTATGAGAAAACCGTGCCAGTATCCATTCACACTGGAAACTGGTGTCGCCGTGAAAACCAAAGGGAGTGATTTTCAGTTTTTAGTTGGCAATAGAACTTTGCATAATCTGTTTCTATGTGTAATCATCAGTCGGTTTGCATCAGTTTACGATGAGAGGCATATGTTTGAACATGGAAGTTTGCCTGCAGATAATAATGAGTATTATGTCGGGAGAAATCATAATGATATAAACCTAGAGCAAGTTTAAGCCTGGATAGGCTTAGTTAAATATCATACCGGCAAAGGCAATATGCAACATAAATGTGACCAAGGTAAGTTTTGCTGCTAATACTAATTCTTCCTGTAGGGGCATCTCCTGGCGAAGGCACCGGGGCGACTATGTCTGATGATGAAGACAACCCGGTCGACAGCGAGAGCAACATGTTTGACGGAAACGATGTGTCAGATGGCATGGGCTTCGGAATGCTAACCGAGGGTGAGAGATCCTTGGTCGAGCGCGTGAGGCAAGAGCTGAAGCATGAGCTTAAACAGGTAAAACTTACCGCCTTCCAGTCTGTCAGCTGCCACCATGTTGGTGTCTAAGCTTCTATTCCTGACTTGCAGGGGTACAGAGAAAAGCTTGTGGACATCAGGGAGGAGATACTGCGGAAGCGGAGAGCCGGTAAGCTCCCAGGAGACACGGCGTCCACTCTGAAGGCGTGGTGGCAAGCCCACGCCAAATGGCCGTACCCAACTGTAAGTGACAGCCCGCAGATACCACTATCACCCTTTTTACTTGCAATTTTGGTTCCGCTACCGATGATCATTGATCGATCTCCCTCGGGCGGCTTTGTTAGGAGGAGGACAAGGCGCGGCTGGTGCAGGAGACGGGGCTGCAGCTGAAGCAGATAAACAACTGGTTCATCAACCAGCGCAAGCGGAACTGGCACAGCAACCCTACCTCGTCCTCGTCGGACAAGAGCAAGAGAAAAAGGTACGGTTTACCGATGATCCATCTCAAAGAATTCCTTTTACATACTATACTCGAGACCTCTCTGGTTGGTTTTCATTCCCTCTCTTTATTCTCAAAAAAAGGAACAATGCAGGTGACGGCAACGCCGAGCAGTCCTGGTAGGGCGGGCGCGGCTGGAGAGCGAAGAACGAATGCCCCATATATGTACATAGCGCTTCCATCTTGGAGAAGGCTTGATACTACTATTTATTGGTCCGGGAGGCGACGCCGGCGGCTATTCGCCCCGGAGCCTCCCGGACCCAACACCGTCTGTACTGTACcccaaaaggaagaagaaaacatgTAGTAGTAATGTTGTAACGGAGTTACCCGAAATCTGTAGCTGTTTTGTGGCGCGGCGTCGCTGTGAGCGAGTGTATACGGGCTGTTCCGTGGTGTGCTTGTGGGTCGTGTGTTGCGTTGCCGTGGGACTGGCGGAAGTGTCGTGTGTTGTGTGGGTGGGTGCTGTATATTTGCGTACCTGTACGTGTACTGACCATGATGCCTTGTTTGTGCGTTCTATCTGTCTGTAGCCTGCACCCTCGGTTCTTTTTTTCTGTGTCCGTTTATTTTTCTGTGTGATCAGGCGGCGGTTTTCCGTCAGAAGAAGGATCACGAGGGGCCTGAAAACGTCAGTTAATCGCACCTGGGGGTAGGGTAAGGGGGGGCCTGGACGTTCGGTGTGGCAGCTGGTGCGTGGTACCGCCAGCCAGCGTAAACTCGCAGATTCGGGTCCCCTGAAAGAAAATGCTCGCAGGTTCAGTTTACGGCGGAGAGCCGAGAGATTTGGCACGCGGGGANNNNNNNNNNNNNNNNNNNNNNNNNNNNNNNNNNNNNNNNNNNNNNNNNNNNNNNNNNNNNNNNNNNNNNNNNNNNNNNNNNNNNNNNNNNNNNNNNNNNNNNNNNNNNNNNNNNNNNNNNNNNNNNNNNNNNNNNNNNNNNNNNNNNNNNNNNNNNNNNNNNNNNNNNNNNNNNNNNNNNNNNNNNNNNNNNNNNNNNNNNNNNNNNNNNNNNNNNNNNNNNNNNNNNNNNNNNNNNNNNNNNNNNNNNNNAGATCTGTGATggactttttttttttttttgcgggagagATCTGCGGGTATGCGGCGCTACCAGTACGACGATATCTCCGGATCCTCTCGCGCAGATCAGGGGAAGTTGTCAACAGACAAAGGGGAGCACGTAAACTAGTTGTCGTACTACCGTACTACTCACTCCGTTCCGAATTATTTGTCGCAAGTATGAATGTATCtaaatatattttagttctagatacatccatttctacgacaagtaatttggaacggagtgaGTACCAGTATGACAGCACAATGCGATTAACCCCCGTCCCATCCGACGCGGCCAGATCTGGGCCCTGGTACCGGAGCCAGCCAACTAACTCAAACCCACCCACTTGAGCAGGCCGAAGAATCGGATCCGTCGCCCGTGCACCAGTCCGCCCCATGCCCGAGGCGCCGCGTCAGGCCGGTCACGTTGGCCGCGCCGTCCCCCACGCACCTCGTCCTCCTCACATCACACCATCACATGCGCATCCGCATCGTCCTCCCCTCCTCGTCCCCGTCGTGGCACCCCGCATGTGCCCCGGGCATGGGCGACCCGGACTTCACTCGGCCGTGCAAAGTCAGCATCCAAGATGGCATCGGGCATGGGTCATCCACCACCCAAGCCACAGAATCAGCGCAAAACCAAGGACGATGGACACACACACACGAGTAATaatggcctctttgattcacaagaTTTTGAAAAGGCAGGAACAGGGAATGTGTACGACATGTCCACTTAAGGAGTGTACGATgccacatgaaaaacaaaggaactctaaagggcctctttgattcataggattttaaAAACGAAGTTATAGAAAAAGTATAGGGTTAAAGTGGCATGTCCACTTGAATCCTATATCTTAAAGGAATAGCAATGAGTGTTTGATGGCACAGGGAAAACAAATgaattgtaaaaagaggttggaCTGGATGTTAGATTTCCTATAGAATGTAGTACAAAAGATTTCCATGGGAAAAATTCTTATGGGGTTCAATCCTGggaatcaaaggaccaacatagaaaaaaaaatcctaaggatctaaatcctccagaaatcctataaaattcatttgaatcaaaggagccctaaaaTGAGGTTAGAGTAGAAGATTTCATATGAAAAATGCCTATGGGATCCAATCCTATTATGAACCAAAGGACCAGCATAAGAAAGATTTCCAAGGACTTCAAAGGAGCCCTAAGAAAACTTCCCGACGCAAGAAATATCCTATAGGATTTCTTCGACTCAAAGGAGCCCCAAGTACAACAGCTGCAGCCCTTTCAGGCAGAAAACAGAGGGAACTACATGCTAACAATGTAATCAAAATAACTGGATATATTTTTCTTCCTCACAGGATAAAACAAAACAACTGGACCCTTTTTACAGCGACACCGAACCATTTCGGTATACATAACAAACACACGAAAAACCAAGCATATACAAGCAATATAGGACCTCAACTGACAGTTCCCAAAAACTTGTATTACACCACCCAGATTACACAACCAGTTCATCACCACATTCTTCAGACTGACCTGACCTGACCTGACCGACCAACGACTTCCAAATAGACTCGATTATTACCCACAAGAAAAGGCAGGGGAGACAAagggaagaaaataaataaaatatcgGACTCTCTATAACTGACAATAAGACTGGCTTATTCAGCGCGCCTCTAAGCCAAAGCCAAAGGGGAAGGGTATAAATGAATGAATACGGATCTGGGACGACGACCGACCGACACTTCTAGACACGGGGAGGTTGGGAGGGAGGGCTGATGATTTTATGATTACAAGGTATGAAACAATGAAGGGGTATGAACAGATAGATAGACCCTAGGGACCGACCGACCGACGCTACGAAAGAACGAAACCAACCATATATATAATATTTATATATATCAGCACCGGATTTTCTTAAAATACGCAATATGCGAAGACGAACTTGTCCAAGACGGATGGATGGCCCCAGAAGTTTTCTCAAGACCACTGCTGGCGCTACTAGGATTGCACCTTCTGGGACGCGGCCATGGCGCGCAGCCTGACGGCGATCTGGGTGAAGCTTGGCCGTTCCGACGGTTCTGTCGCCCAGCATTGCTCCATCAGCGACCTCCACTCTGGGTCGCATGAGTCAGGCACCTGCGGCCGCAGAGTGTTGCTCACAATGCCACCTGACAGTTCAAACAACAGCTTACATCAGACTCTGACCATCCACTGCACAAGTAATTTCTACGAGGGTATGGCTGATTGTGCACCCACCAATGATAACACCATAATGCAAATCTGCATATGGTTCCTCTCCTGTGAGGAGTTCCCACAGGACAATCCCAAAGGAGAAGACATCAACCTGAGGGAAACATATCAACATTAGTGTGCAAGTTATACGTAAACCAGGGTATAGCTATCTGAATTTGGACACGGAAGCAATATGAAGGGATTAGCAAACCTTTTCAGAGACCAGGCTGCTGCTTCCATTCAGAAGCTCTGGGGCCATCCATGGAAGCGTTCCCCTCACACCACCAGAGATGAGGGTCTGACACTTGACTTTTGAAAGCCCAAGGTCACCAACCTGCATCATCCAAGAAAAATCAATGCAGATATATATAGAAAGAGAAATGGTGTTTAACTTAAATCATACAAAAAAGCAAAACTGTTCGCATTGGTCGGTCGATCCAGTTTGTTGACAGTTCACATGAGCAATATTTCATTCGCATGTGACAGTGCAAGAACTAAAAGTGAAGCCTTAGTTATCTATAAACTACAGATAATGCGGCATGGATGTTTAGTAGATCAGTAAAAGATGACAAAATTCAGATGGCAAACAAGTGATTCTTTAGTACAAATAAAAGGAGTTTATTGTTAGTAGCCATGCATTATTATACCACGCATGTTCCCTGCAGTGTTGACGGAAGATGCCTTAAGGTTAGCTAAAAGCCTAAAATGATCCCCGGACTAATCTAAATCAATCATGTCTATTCTAAGGTGCAACTCATCAATTGCCCAAGCAACAGTACATTCTCGCCCACATGAATGTCCATATGATTACCACAACAAAGCACTGTATATTCCAAGTATGATGGGATATTGATGCTAAAACTTATCAATAATACCTAATAATTTGAAAAGTCAATATAGACAGATTACCCAATATCAAACATACAAAATATGATACAGAAGAGAAGAATCAATAGTCTAGCAATTTAGTACAACAAGCCAGCAATAGTACAAAACAGAATTGAGTTCTTACCTTGCATAT
This portion of the Triticum dicoccoides isolate Atlit2015 ecotype Zavitan chromosome 7A, WEW_v2.0, whole genome shotgun sequence genome encodes:
- the LOC119328911 gene encoding homeobox protein knotted-1-like 11 isoform X1, whose protein sequence is MAVVHPRPRGPLCRCTAPPRPPACSACPPATAAYTYTYTYTHPSVRPPPLDPVVPLASSRSRAADTRRELARARLSCARGEGTAMAYQYHHQDHAAAALGMDAAAAAAAAAGNPGGGGFAPGLGAGGWEREKAAIEAHPLYERLLEAHVACLRVATPVDQLPRIDAQIAARAPPPMPPAAAPAGGEELDLFMTHYVLLLCSFKEQLQQHVRVHAMEAVMACWELEQTLQSLTGASPGEGTGATMSDDEDNPVDSESNMFDGNDVSDGMGFGMLTEGERSLVERVRQELKHELKQGYREKLVDIREEILRKRRAGKLPGDTASTLKAWWQAHAKWPYPTEEDKARLVQETGLQLKQINNWFINQRKRNWHSNPTSSSSDKSKRKRNNAGDGNAEQSW
- the LOC119328911 gene encoding homeobox protein knotted-1-like 11 isoform X2, translated to MAVVHPRPRGPLCRCTAPPRPPACSACPPATAAYTYTYTYTHPSVRPPPLDPVVPLASSRSRAADTRRELARARLSCARGEGTAMAYQYHHQDHAAAALGMDAAAAAAAAAGNPGGGGFAPGLGAGGWEREKAAIEAHPLYERLLEAHVACLRVATPVDQLPRIDAQIAARAPPPMPPAAAPAGGEELDLFMTHYVLLLCSFKEQLQQHVRVHAMEAVMACWELEQTLQSLTGASPGEGTGATMSDDEDNPVDSESNMFDGNDVSDGMGFGMLTEGERSLVERVRQELKHELKQGYREKLVDIREEILRKRRAGKLPGDTASTLKAWWQAHAKWPYPTEEDKARLVQETGLQLKQINNWFINQRKRNWHSNPTSSSSDKSKRKR